The Oxalobacteraceae bacterium OTU3CINTB1 genome includes a window with the following:
- a CDS encoding amino acid ABC transporter ATP-binding protein encodes MIAINNLSKWYGQFQVLAECTTSVAKGDVMVICGPSGSGKSTLIKTVNGLEPFQQGEIVVDGISVGAKGTDLPKLRARIGMVFQNFELFPHLSVRQNLTLGQVKVLGRSEDEANARGLQYLDRVGLLSQQDKYPNQLSGGQQQRVAIARALSMDPIAMLFDEPTSALDPEMINEVLDVMVGLAQEGMTMMVVTHEMGFARKVANRVVFMDKGRILEDCGKDEFFGAPRSERARDFLARIIH; translated from the coding sequence ATGATAGCGATAAATAATCTGAGCAAATGGTATGGCCAGTTCCAGGTATTGGCCGAATGCACCACCAGCGTCGCCAAGGGGGACGTGATGGTCATTTGCGGGCCGTCCGGTTCGGGCAAGTCGACCCTGATCAAGACCGTCAACGGCCTGGAGCCGTTTCAGCAGGGCGAAATCGTCGTCGACGGCATCTCGGTCGGCGCCAAGGGCACCGACCTGCCCAAGCTGCGCGCGCGCATCGGCATGGTGTTCCAGAATTTCGAGCTGTTCCCGCATCTGTCGGTGCGCCAGAACCTGACGCTGGGCCAGGTCAAGGTGCTGGGACGCAGCGAGGACGAGGCCAACGCGCGCGGCCTGCAGTACCTGGACCGCGTCGGCCTGCTGTCGCAGCAGGACAAATATCCGAACCAGCTGTCCGGCGGCCAGCAGCAGCGCGTGGCGATCGCCCGCGCGCTGTCGATGGACCCGATCGCGATGCTGTTCGACGAGCCCACCTCCGCGCTGGACCCGGAGATGATCAACGAGGTGCTCGACGTGATGGTCGGCCTGGCGCAAGAGGGCATGACGATGATGGTGGTCACGCACGAGATGGGATTCGCCAGGAAGGTGGCCAACCGGGTCGTCTTCATGGACAAGGGGCGGATACTGGAGGACTGCGGCAAGGATGAATTCTTCGGCGCGCCGCGCTCCGAGCGCGCCCGCGATTTCCTGGCGCGGATTATTCACTAG
- a CDS encoding amino acid ABC transporter permease, which produces MFAQFDFGVIANSWVYLFQVGMAFTLELTVLSMIGGVALGTLLALGRMSSFKPLALVAAAYVNLIRSVPLVLVIFWFYFLVPYMAAWVIGAQEPVKVGTFWSALITFTLFQAAYYCEIMRGGIQAIPRGQVLAAQALGLRYWQTMGRIVLPQAFRNMLPVLLTQTIVLFQDVSLVYVLSVPDFVGAASKVAQRDGRLVEMYTFVALVYFVLCCLLSWLARQLHKRVAIVR; this is translated from the coding sequence ATGTTTGCCCAATTCGACTTCGGCGTCATCGCCAACTCGTGGGTCTATCTGTTCCAGGTCGGCATGGCGTTTACCTTGGAGCTGACTGTGCTGTCGATGATCGGCGGCGTGGCGCTGGGCACCTTGCTGGCGCTGGGACGCATGTCCAGTTTCAAGCCGCTGGCGCTGGTGGCCGCCGCCTACGTCAACCTGATACGCTCGGTGCCGCTGGTGCTGGTGATCTTCTGGTTCTATTTCCTGGTGCCGTACATGGCGGCGTGGGTGATCGGCGCGCAGGAGCCGGTCAAGGTCGGCACGTTCTGGTCGGCGCTGATCACGTTCACCTTGTTCCAGGCCGCGTACTACTGCGAGATCATGCGCGGCGGCATACAGGCGATCCCGCGCGGCCAGGTGCTGGCGGCGCAGGCGTTGGGATTGCGCTACTGGCAGACGATGGGACGGATCGTGCTGCCGCAGGCCTTCCGCAACATGCTGCCGGTGCTGCTGACGCAGACCATTGTGCTGTTCCAGGATGTGTCGCTGGTGTACGTGCTGTCGGTGCCGGACTTCGTCGGCGCCGCCAGCAAGGTGGCGCAGCGCGACGGCCGCCTGGTGGAAATGTACACCTTTGTGGCGCTGGTTTACTTCGTTCTGTGCTGCCTGTTGTCGTGGCTCGCGCGGCAGCTACACAAGCGTGTGGCGATCGTGCGCTGA
- a CDS encoding amino acid ABC transporter substrate-binding protein, translated as MSLPRVLYRFAIVAASAVLATGPAAAQEAGGTLAKIKRTGTITLGVRDGSIPFSYLDDKQQYQGYSVDLCLKAVAAIEKHLGMSGVKVVMNPVTAANRIPLMANGTIDLECGSTTNNAERQKQVAFAPTMFVISNRLLVKKASNIRSLADMKGKTLVATAGTTTLKQMTMLNNERKLGMTIAVGKDHPESFLMLETGRAAAEANDDILLASQVATARNPGEYTILPEALSVEPYAIMMRRGDTAFKAVVDKALTQFYQSPEFSKTYDKWFASAIPPRGINLNFPMPATLKAVIAKPTDSPDPAAYAVTAAPAPAQKTDAKK; from the coding sequence ATGTCGTTACCGCGAGTGCTCTATCGTTTTGCCATCGTCGCCGCCAGCGCGGTCCTTGCCACCGGTCCCGCCGCCGCCCAGGAAGCCGGCGGCACGCTCGCCAAGATCAAGCGCACCGGCACCATCACGCTCGGTGTGCGCGACGGCTCCATCCCCTTCTCCTACCTCGACGACAAGCAGCAGTACCAGGGCTACTCGGTCGATTTGTGCCTGAAGGCGGTGGCGGCGATCGAGAAGCACCTGGGCATGTCCGGTGTGAAGGTGGTGATGAATCCCGTCACCGCCGCCAACCGCATTCCGCTCATGGCCAACGGCACCATCGATCTCGAATGCGGCTCGACCACCAACAACGCCGAGCGGCAGAAGCAGGTGGCGTTCGCGCCGACCATGTTCGTCATCTCCAACCGGCTGCTGGTCAAGAAGGCGTCCAACATCCGCAGCCTGGCCGACATGAAGGGCAAGACGCTGGTGGCCACCGCCGGCACCACGACGCTCAAGCAGATGACGATGCTGAACAACGAGCGCAAACTGGGCATGACCATCGCCGTCGGCAAGGACCATCCCGAATCGTTCCTGATGCTGGAGACCGGGCGCGCCGCCGCCGAGGCCAACGACGACATCCTGCTGGCCAGCCAGGTCGCCACCGCGCGCAATCCGGGCGAGTACACGATCCTGCCGGAGGCGCTGTCGGTCGAGCCGTATGCGATCATGATGCGGCGCGGCGACACGGCCTTCAAGGCGGTGGTCGACAAGGCGCTGACGCAGTTCTACCAGTCGCCCGAATTCTCCAAGACCTACGACAAGTGGTTTGCCAGCGCAATCCCGCCGCGCGGCATCAACCTGAATTTCCCGATGCCGGCCACGCTCAAGGCGGTCATCGCCAAGCCGACCGATTCGCCCGATCCGGCGGCTTATGCCGTGACGGCGGCGCCGGCGCCCGCCCAGAAGACCGACGCTAAGAAATAA
- a CDS encoding alkaline phosphatase D family protein, with product MDAQRRIFLAALAASASANALAVVPAGAGKAGYPFNLGVASGSPLPNAVVIWTRILHDPLNAAAMPPVAFAVRWEVAEDERFSRIVAKGTASAAPQLAHSVHVDVTGLSPARWYWYRFMLGDAVSPIGRTRTAPAADTMADQLKLAVASCQHWEFGTYAAHRHMAAASPDLVAFLGDYIYEWGPYQLRHPQKAVRSSECFTLADYRSRYAQYKSDRDLQAAHHAAPWIVTWDDHEVANDYANDRDERRNPKFLERRAAAYQAFYEHMPVRLVLRKPGDFANMRIYQRYDWGRLARFHVLDDRQYRAWQACPPAGRGGSSSVVRRQCAALGDTQRTMLGEVQQRWLDEGLKSSQARWNILAQQTLMAHNSQVPFKSEGDARIWTDGWDGYPMARRRLLDGLAISKASNPLILSGDVHSFLAAEICRDPARPRSGANAVLATEFCGTSITSPSRPQSRTEQYVAMNPGIKYGRSDKRGFMLINVTPAATTAHFVGLNDVHDAASGIATAASFVVQNGRPQLNK from the coding sequence GTGGACGCGCAACGCCGCATCTTCCTCGCCGCGCTGGCGGCATCGGCAAGCGCCAACGCCCTCGCCGTCGTGCCGGCGGGCGCCGGCAAAGCCGGCTATCCGTTCAACCTGGGCGTCGCCTCCGGCTCACCCCTGCCCAACGCGGTCGTTATCTGGACCCGCATCCTGCACGATCCACTCAACGCGGCCGCTATGCCGCCGGTGGCCTTCGCCGTGCGCTGGGAGGTGGCCGAGGATGAGCGCTTCAGCCGCATCGTCGCCAAGGGCACGGCCAGCGCGGCGCCGCAGCTGGCGCACAGCGTCCATGTCGATGTCACCGGGCTGTCGCCGGCGCGCTGGTACTGGTATCGCTTCATGCTGGGCGACGCCGTCAGCCCCATCGGCCGCACCCGCACCGCGCCCGCCGCCGACACGATGGCCGACCAGCTCAAGCTGGCCGTGGCCTCGTGCCAGCACTGGGAGTTCGGCACCTATGCCGCGCATCGCCACATGGCCGCCGCCTCGCCAGATCTGGTGGCCTTCCTGGGCGATTACATCTACGAATGGGGGCCGTATCAGCTGCGCCACCCGCAAAAGGCCGTACGGTCCTCCGAGTGCTTTACGCTGGCCGACTACCGCAGCCGCTACGCCCAGTACAAGAGCGACCGCGATCTGCAGGCCGCGCATCACGCCGCGCCGTGGATCGTGACCTGGGACGACCACGAAGTCGCCAACGACTACGCCAACGACCGCGACGAGCGCCGGAATCCGAAGTTCCTGGAGCGGCGCGCGGCGGCTTACCAGGCGTTCTATGAGCATATGCCGGTGCGGCTGGTGCTGCGCAAGCCGGGCGACTTCGCCAACATGCGCATCTACCAGCGCTACGACTGGGGAAGGCTGGCGCGCTTTCATGTGCTGGATGACCGCCAGTACCGCGCCTGGCAAGCTTGCCCGCCTGCGGGACGCGGCGGCTCGTCGTCGGTGGTGCGGCGCCAGTGCGCGGCGCTGGGCGACACCCAACGCACGATGCTGGGCGAGGTGCAGCAGCGCTGGCTGGACGAGGGCCTGAAGTCTTCACAGGCGCGCTGGAACATCCTGGCGCAGCAAACGCTGATGGCGCACAACAGCCAGGTGCCGTTCAAGAGCGAGGGCGACGCGCGCATCTGGACCGATGGCTGGGACGGCTATCCGATGGCGCGCCGGCGTCTGCTCGACGGGCTGGCCATCAGCAAGGCAAGCAATCCGTTGATTTTGTCGGGCGACGTGCACAGCTTCCTCGCCGCGGAAATCTGCCGCGATCCGGCGCGTCCCCGGTCGGGTGCGAACGCGGTGCTGGCAACGGAATTTTGCGGCACGTCGATCACATCGCCGTCGCGCCCGCAGTCGCGCACCGAGCAGTATGTCGCGATGAATCCGGGCATCAAGTACGGCCGCAGCGACAAGCGCGGCTTCATGCTGATCAACGTCACGCCGGCGGCCACCACCGCGCATTTCGTCGGCTTGAACGATGTGCACGACGCGGCCAGCGGCATCGCGACCGCCGCCAGTTTCGTCGTGCAAAACGGCCGGCCGCAATTGAACAAGTAA
- a CDS encoding acyl-CoA thioesterase — MTTPENPTPIAVTTVNRGLPAGKMPELRMMPSPSDANVYGDVFGGWIMSQVDIAGSLPATRRANGRVATIAVNSFLFKNPVFVGDLLSFYADIVKVGNTSITVNVEVYAERNRLQADTVKVTEAVLTYVATDSDRKPRKVPPIETLMHP, encoded by the coding sequence ATGACCACGCCCGAAAATCCAACACCCATCGCCGTCACCACGGTCAATCGCGGCCTGCCCGCCGGCAAAATGCCGGAACTGCGCATGATGCCGTCGCCGTCCGACGCCAATGTCTACGGCGATGTCTTCGGCGGCTGGATCATGTCGCAGGTCGATATCGCCGGCTCGCTGCCGGCCACCCGCCGCGCCAACGGCCGCGTGGCGACCATCGCCGTGAACTCGTTCCTGTTTAAAAATCCCGTGTTCGTCGGAGACCTGCTGTCGTTCTATGCTGATATTGTCAAGGTTGGCAATACGTCCATTACCGTCAACGTCGAGGTGTACGCGGAGCGCAATCGGCTGCAGGCCGATACCGTCAAGGTGACCGAGGCGGTGCTGACCTATGTGGCGACCGACTCCGACCGCAAGCCGCGCAAGGTGCCGCCGATCGAAACGCTGATGCATCCGTAA
- a CDS encoding amino acid ABC transporter permease — MNYQWNWNIFREMSPDGVQTYWETLLSGLAWTMATSLAGWVIALALGFAVGAMRTLPNRWLRMVGTGYVELFRNVPLLVQMFLWFFVMPELLPQAGGDWLKSLPNAPFVTAVLCLGFFTSARVAVQVTAGIEALAGGQRLAALALGLDLPQAYRFVLLPLAVRTILPPLTSEFLNIIKNSSVALTIGLMELTASARAIQEFSFQVFEAFTAATLIYVVVNLVVIAAMRWLEHRLALPGTLGGR; from the coding sequence ATGAACTACCAATGGAACTGGAACATCTTCCGGGAGATGTCGCCGGACGGCGTGCAAACGTACTGGGAGACGCTGCTTTCCGGCCTGGCCTGGACGATGGCGACATCGCTGGCCGGCTGGGTGATCGCGCTGGCGCTGGGCTTCGCCGTTGGCGCCATGCGCACCTTGCCCAACCGCTGGCTGCGGATGGTGGGCACCGGCTACGTCGAGCTATTCCGTAACGTGCCTTTGCTGGTGCAGATGTTCCTGTGGTTCTTCGTGATGCCGGAGCTGCTGCCGCAGGCAGGCGGCGACTGGCTTAAGTCCCTGCCCAACGCGCCCTTCGTGACGGCGGTGCTGTGCCTCGGCTTCTTCACCTCGGCGCGGGTGGCGGTGCAGGTCACGGCAGGCATCGAGGCACTGGCCGGTGGTCAGCGCCTGGCCGCGCTGGCGCTGGGCCTCGATCTGCCGCAGGCCTACCGCTTCGTGCTGCTGCCGCTGGCGGTGCGCACGATCCTGCCGCCGCTGACCAGCGAATTCCTCAACATCATCAAGAACAGCTCCGTGGCGCTGACCATCGGCTTAATGGAGCTGACCGCCAGCGCGCGCGCGATCCAGGAGTTTTCCTTCCAAGTGTTTGAAGCCTTCACCGCCGCCACGCTGATTTATGTGGTGGTCAACCTGGTGGTGATCGCCGCCATGCGCTGGCTGGAGCACCGTCTCGCGCTGCCCGGCACATTGGGGGGGCGCTGA
- a CDS encoding dicarboxylate/amino acid:cation symporter → MPKQSRLTTYILIALALGILTGYIVHANMANPVSFADTMSLITTLFLRLIKMIIAPLVFSTLVVGIARMGDASEVGRIGIKTMGWFFIASVMSLSLGLVLVNLFRPGDALLGHMAATASAKVELATSSLTLKDFVTHLVPASIVDGMAKNEILQIVIFSLFFGSAAAAVGKKAEIMVDALDGVAHVMLKVTGYVMKFAPIAVFAAVAGVIAKSGLGVLSTYGVFMAEFYFGIILLWCLLIFAGFLFLKGRVFGLMKELRGPALLAFSTASSEAAYPKTLEGLERFGVRNRIASFVLPIGYSFNLDGSMMYCTFATVFIAQAYGIEMSLGQQMTMMMVLMLTSKGMAGVPRASLVVIAATLSQFNIPEAGMLLLLGIDHFLDMARSATNVIGNGVATAVVAKWEGELLEPGQEDEMVKNAA, encoded by the coding sequence ATGCCTAAACAAAGTCGTTTGACCACTTACATCCTGATCGCACTGGCGCTCGGTATTCTTACCGGCTACATCGTTCACGCCAACATGGCGAACCCCGTCAGTTTTGCCGACACGATGTCGCTGATCACGACCTTGTTCCTGCGCCTGATTAAAATGATCATCGCCCCGCTGGTGTTCTCGACCCTGGTTGTCGGCATCGCGCGCATGGGCGATGCCAGCGAAGTGGGCCGCATCGGCATCAAGACCATGGGCTGGTTCTTCATCGCCTCGGTCATGTCCCTGAGCCTGGGCCTGGTGCTGGTCAACCTGTTCCGTCCGGGCGACGCGCTGCTGGGCCACATGGCCGCCACCGCCTCCGCCAAGGTCGAACTGGCCACGTCCAGCCTGACGTTGAAGGACTTCGTCACCCACCTGGTGCCGGCGTCGATTGTCGACGGCATGGCCAAGAACGAGATCTTGCAGATCGTTATCTTCTCGCTGTTCTTCGGTTCGGCCGCCGCCGCCGTCGGCAAGAAGGCCGAGATCATGGTCGACGCGCTTGACGGCGTCGCCCACGTGATGCTCAAGGTCACCGGCTATGTGATGAAGTTCGCGCCGATTGCCGTGTTCGCCGCCGTCGCCGGCGTCATCGCAAAAAGCGGCCTGGGCGTGCTGTCGACCTACGGCGTGTTCATGGCCGAGTTCTACTTCGGCATCATCCTGCTGTGGTGCCTGCTGATCTTCGCCGGCTTCCTGTTCCTCAAGGGCCGCGTGTTCGGCCTGATGAAGGAGCTGCGCGGCCCGGCCCTGCTGGCGTTCTCGACCGCCTCGAGCGAAGCGGCCTACCCGAAAACGCTGGAAGGCCTGGAGCGCTTCGGTGTGCGCAACCGGATCGCCTCGTTCGTGCTGCCGATCGGTTACTCGTTCAACCTGGACGGCTCGATGATGTACTGCACCTTCGCCACCGTGTTCATTGCCCAGGCCTACGGCATCGAAATGTCGCTGGGGCAGCAAATGACGATGATGATGGTGCTGATGCTCACTTCCAAGGGCATGGCCGGCGTGCCGCGCGCCTCGCTGGTGGTGATCGCCGCCACCTTAAGCCAGTTCAACATCCCCGAAGCGGGCATGTTGCTGCTGCTCGGCATCGACCACTTCCTCGACATGGCGCGTTCCGCGACCAACGTCATCGGCAACGGCGTCGCCACGGCGGTCGTCGCCAAGTGGGAGGGCGAGCTGCTCGAGCCGGGTCAGGAGGATGAGATGGTCAAAAACGCCGCGTAA
- a CDS encoding ABC transporter ATP-binding protein/permease, with product MRRYPNSPPDPVGTAAASAPTRSDTATLKTLIPYLWVYKWRVLLALCCLVGAKLANVGVPVVMKKLIDSLTITPSHPQALLVLPVAALVAYGVLRVSTTLFTELREFLFARVTQRAVRTIALQVFRHLHALSLRFHLNRQTGGMTRDIERGTRAVGSLISYTLFNILPTLVEITLVLGYLVLHYDIWFSVITFVALVLYITFTVVVTNWRTHFRRTMNDLDSKANTKAIDSLINYETVKYFGNEDYEARRYDEGLQNYESAAVKSQTSLSLLNTGQSMIIAIAVTLILWRATVGVINGTMTLGDLVLVNSFMIQLYIPLNFLGVIYREIKQSLADMEKLFSLLDQNREIADAKDAQPLVTHGAQVRFNHVDFSYESKRQILFDVDFTIAPGTTTAVVGHSGSGKSTLSRLLFRFYEVNAGGITIDGQDLRSLTQDSVRHAIGIVPQDTVLFNDTIEYNIAYGKPGASKEQIVAAARAASIHDFIESLPDGYGTMVGERGLKLSGGEKQRVAIARTLLKNPAILIFDEATSALDSKAEQAIQAQLKEIAKSRTTMVIAHRLSTVADAQQILVLDHGRIVERGTHQSLLAADGLYAQMWQRQQAKADEELTSSPEDEARAE from the coding sequence ATGCGCCGTTACCCGAATTCCCCGCCAGACCCGGTCGGCACAGCCGCCGCCTCCGCTCCCACCCGCAGCGACACCGCCACCCTGAAGACACTGATTCCCTACCTGTGGGTCTACAAATGGCGCGTGCTGCTGGCGCTGTGCTGCCTGGTCGGCGCCAAGCTGGCCAACGTCGGCGTGCCGGTGGTGATGAAAAAACTGATCGATTCGCTGACCATCACGCCATCGCATCCGCAGGCGCTGCTGGTGCTGCCGGTCGCCGCGCTGGTGGCCTACGGCGTGCTGCGCGTCTCGACCACGCTGTTCACCGAGCTGCGCGAATTCCTGTTCGCGCGCGTCACGCAGCGCGCCGTGCGCACCATCGCGCTGCAAGTGTTCCGCCACCTGCACGCACTGTCGCTGCGCTTCCACCTGAACCGCCAGACCGGCGGCATGACGCGCGATATCGAACGCGGCACGCGCGCGGTCGGCTCGCTGATCTCGTACACGCTGTTCAACATCCTGCCTACTTTGGTGGAGATCACGCTGGTGCTGGGCTATCTGGTTCTGCACTACGACATCTGGTTCTCGGTGATCACCTTCGTCGCGCTGGTGTTGTACATCACCTTCACCGTCGTCGTCACCAACTGGCGCACGCATTTCCGCCGCACGATGAACGATCTCGATTCGAAGGCCAACACCAAGGCCATCGACTCGTTGATCAACTACGAGACCGTCAAATACTTCGGCAACGAGGACTACGAGGCCAGACGCTACGACGAGGGCCTGCAAAACTACGAATCGGCGGCCGTCAAATCGCAGACATCGCTGTCGCTGCTGAACACCGGGCAGTCGATGATCATCGCGATTGCCGTCACCTTGATCCTGTGGCGCGCCACGGTGGGCGTCATCAACGGCACCATGACACTGGGCGATCTGGTGCTGGTCAACTCGTTCATGATCCAGCTTTATATTCCGCTCAACTTCCTGGGCGTGATCTACCGCGAGATCAAGCAAAGCCTGGCCGACATGGAGAAGCTGTTCTCGCTGCTGGACCAGAACCGCGAGATCGCCGACGCCAAGGACGCACAGCCGCTGGTCACGCACGGCGCGCAGGTGCGCTTCAACCACGTCGACTTCAGCTACGAATCGAAGCGCCAGATCCTGTTCGACGTCGACTTCACCATCGCCCCGGGCACCACGACGGCGGTGGTGGGGCACAGCGGCTCGGGCAAGTCGACCTTGTCGCGATTGCTGTTCCGCTTTTACGAAGTCAACGCCGGCGGCATCACCATCGACGGCCAGGACCTGCGTTCGCTGACGCAGGACTCGGTGCGCCACGCGATTGGCATCGTGCCGCAGGATACGGTGCTGTTCAACGACACCATCGAATACAACATCGCCTACGGCAAGCCGGGCGCCAGCAAGGAGCAGATCGTCGCGGCCGCGCGCGCGGCGTCGATCCACGACTTCATCGAGAGCCTGCCGGACGGCTACGGCACGATGGTCGGCGAGCGGGGACTAAAGCTATCGGGCGGCGAAAAGCAGCGCGTGGCGATCGCCCGCACCTTGCTGAAGAATCCCGCGATTTTGATCTTCGACGAAGCCACGTCCGCGCTGGACTCGAAGGCCGAGCAGGCGATCCAGGCGCAGCTCAAGGAAATCGCCAAGAGCCGCACCACGATGGTCATCGCGCACCGTCTGTCGACGGTGGCCGACGCGCAGCAGATCCTGGTGCTCGACCACGGCCGCATCGTCGAACGCGGCACGCACCAATCGCTGCTCGCGGCCGACGGCCTGTACGCGCAGATGTGGCAGCGCCAGCAGGCCAAGGCCGATGAAGAATTGACCTCGTCGCCCGAGGACGAGGCGCGCGCCGAATAA
- a CDS encoding M20/M25/M40 family metallo-hydrolase, whose product MKSRFVLGAVTALVACMQNAYADPTEQQFRALYKELVETNTTLSSGSCTLAAERIATRLKAAGFPDSDLHPFADPKSPKEGGLVAILPGSDPKAKAILLLAHIDVVEAKREDWVRDPFTLIEEDGKFYARGALDDKAQAAIWADSLIRFKKEGFKPRHTLKMALTCGEETAGASNGAEWLTKNKRDLIDAGYALNEGAGGELNAAGKRVSMTVQAGEKVAQNYRLEVTNRGGHSSRPQKDNAIYRLASALKKVEGYEFPIQLADGSRGYLNGMSKIQAAAGHKDVADAMLAVVKNPADAKAVALLSSTDSSWGAMLHTTCVATLLDAGHATNALPQRARANINCRIFPGVTQEEVRQTLVKAIDDPAVKVETLEIRGENSAPPALTKAILEPVERMTAKMWPGVPVMPILQSGATDGQFLNAAGIPTYGISGIFLTPDLGNIHGLNEYIGVQSLMEGRTFLHELVKIYANQ is encoded by the coding sequence ATGAAGTCTCGCTTTGTCCTGGGTGCTGTCACCGCGCTGGTGGCGTGCATGCAAAATGCCTACGCCGACCCCACAGAACAGCAATTCCGCGCCCTCTACAAGGAGCTGGTCGAAACCAACACCACCTTATCGTCGGGCAGCTGCACGCTGGCGGCCGAACGCATCGCCACGCGCCTGAAGGCGGCCGGCTTCCCGGATTCGGACCTGCACCCCTTCGCCGATCCGAAATCTCCGAAGGAGGGCGGTCTGGTCGCCATCCTGCCGGGCAGCGATCCGAAGGCCAAGGCCATCCTGCTGCTGGCGCATATCGACGTGGTCGAGGCCAAGCGCGAGGACTGGGTCCGCGACCCGTTCACGCTGATCGAGGAGGACGGCAAGTTCTACGCGCGCGGTGCGCTGGACGACAAGGCGCAGGCGGCCATCTGGGCCGACTCGCTGATCCGCTTCAAGAAGGAAGGCTTCAAGCCGCGCCACACCTTGAAGATGGCGCTGACCTGCGGCGAGGAGACGGCCGGCGCCTCCAACGGCGCCGAGTGGCTGACCAAGAACAAGCGCGATTTGATCGACGCCGGCTACGCGCTGAACGAAGGCGCGGGCGGCGAGCTCAATGCGGCAGGCAAGCGCGTCTCGATGACGGTGCAGGCGGGCGAGAAGGTCGCGCAGAACTACCGGCTGGAAGTGACCAATCGCGGCGGCCACAGTTCGCGTCCGCAAAAGGATAACGCCATCTACCGGTTGGCGTCCGCGCTGAAGAAGGTCGAAGGCTACGAGTTCCCGATCCAGCTGGCCGACGGCAGCCGTGGTTACCTGAACGGCATGTCGAAGATCCAGGCGGCGGCCGGCCACAAGGACGTCGCCGACGCCATGCTCGCCGTGGTCAAGAACCCGGCCGACGCCAAGGCCGTCGCGCTGTTGTCGTCGACCGATTCCAGCTGGGGCGCGATGCTGCACACCACCTGCGTCGCCACCCTGCTCGATGCCGGCCACGCCACCAACGCGCTGCCGCAGCGCGCCCGCGCCAACATCAACTGCCGCATCTTCCCCGGCGTGACGCAGGAGGAAGTGCGCCAGACCCTGGTCAAAGCGATCGACGATCCGGCGGTCAAGGTGGAAACGCTGGAAATCCGAGGCGAGAACTCCGCCCCGCCGGCGTTGACGAAGGCGATCCTGGAGCCGGTCGAGCGCATGACGGCCAAGATGTGGCCGGGCGTGCCGGTGATGCCGATTTTGCAGTCCGGCGCCACGGACGGCCAGTTCCTCAACGCCGCCGGCATTCCGACGTACGGCATCAGCGGCATCTTCCTCACGCCCGACCTCGGCAACATCCACGGCCTGAACGAATACATCGGCGTGCAATCGCTGATGGAAGGCCGCACCTTCCTGCATGAACTGGTAAAAATCTACGCCAACCAGTAA